A DNA window from Anaerocolumna sp. AGMB13020 contains the following coding sequences:
- a CDS encoding sigma-70 family RNA polymerase sigma factor — translation MKSQYSEICDDEVVNDVINIMSTGSLMEKLDTLEFVSGYFNKDFRMTKILVEAARDAENPLLSDRAKELFVRNMDKFITKFVSEQYPTFIGAHYEDMIQAARMGIIIGLEKYNPEIAKPTTFFVLYIKHEVSQYINNYVNGLSTYYANEKYKINKAISLLESENKEPNDINIAEITGITVENVKQLRNMITSSSNVVYDEVFMNKADEQDTPEQIVLKKELGETINNTIEKYLTDIEKKIITMYYGLSDNSFKEEQTKIFPTKKAFKNISETLEIPYDKVRKYHASALRKLHIAVNKANVITELSKSEKILNAGYIPIISEEEGKEIMNSDLKGYNRMKD, via the coding sequence ATGAAAAGTCAGTATAGCGAAATTTGCGATGACGAAGTGGTAAATGATGTAATAAATATTATGAGTACAGGAAGTTTAATGGAAAAATTAGACACCTTAGAGTTTGTGTCAGGTTATTTTAATAAAGATTTTAGAATGACAAAAATTCTTGTTGAAGCCGCAAGAGATGCAGAGAATCCATTACTGAGTGACAGAGCAAAAGAATTATTTGTAAGAAATATGGATAAGTTCATTACGAAATTTGTATCCGAGCAATATCCTACATTTATTGGTGCTCATTATGAAGATATGATACAAGCTGCAAGGATGGGCATTATAATCGGGCTGGAAAAATATAATCCGGAAATAGCAAAACCAACTACTTTCTTTGTGTTATATATTAAACATGAAGTCAGTCAGTACATAAACAATTATGTAAATGGTTTATCTACATACTATGCCAATGAAAAATATAAGATAAATAAAGCCATCAGTTTATTGGAAAGTGAAAACAAAGAACCCAATGATATAAACATTGCTGAAATAACGGGTATTACTGTAGAGAATGTAAAGCAGCTTAGAAATATGATAACTTCATCATCAAATGTTGTATATGATGAGGTATTTATGAATAAAGCAGATGAACAAGATACACCGGAACAAATAGTTTTGAAAAAGGAACTTGGGGAAACGATAAACAATACGATTGAAAAGTATTTAACAGATATCGAAAAGAAAATTATTACTATGTATTATGGTCTGTCTGATAACAGTTTTAAAGAGGAACAGACAAAGATATTTCCTACCAAAAAAGCGTTTAAAAACATTAGTGAAACATTAGAGATACCTTATGATAAGGTACGTAAATATCATGCCAGTGCTTTAAGAAAATTACATATTGCTGTAAACAAAGCGAATGTGATAACGGAATTAAGTAAATCCGAAAAAATTCTAAACGCAGGGTATATACCTATTATATCGGAAGAAGAGGGAAAAGAAATTATGAATTCCGATTTAAAAGGTTACAACCGGATGAAAGATTAA
- a CDS encoding helix-turn-helix transcriptional regulator has product MTKEDLFTAKGDSIKLKFIRNNLGLSIDEFSKRSEINLSFLNLLEKGYLPLSARDKRKIGEAFGLQENWFDLLDISDYQDSNDWISNDLNSNDKNELNEAALSTESTTPVDKTLSLHNIAINSGDALKTIRTAMGLSRKDIADAIEITSVQIGYIETGKRTLTDKVKNKLNEYFRANTIKLSDLYAKDQEMIKQLLESKEELQDNKKDSLTDEEILNQVRMIKSRKEYTQAAISDKSGVNRSQFSLIENGKMQLNRRIREKLMAFIESEEELDNSVTEPEDSVKTTAVNYSEFTAVIPESKDNISNFTMDFTTNKYELIKVIDSMKKSRDELILNINMLEKVVSYM; this is encoded by the coding sequence ATGACAAAAGAAGATTTATTTACAGCAAAAGGGGATAGTATTAAACTAAAGTTTATAAGAAATAACCTTGGATTATCTATTGACGAGTTTTCGAAAAGATCAGAAATAAATCTGAGTTTTCTAAATCTTCTTGAAAAGGGTTATCTGCCCTTATCAGCAAGAGATAAGAGAAAAATTGGAGAAGCCTTCGGTTTGCAGGAAAATTGGTTTGATCTATTAGATATCAGTGATTATCAGGATTCCAATGATTGGATTTCCAATGATTTGAATTCCAATGATAAAAATGAACTTAACGAAGCCGCTTTGTCGACAGAATCAACCACTCCGGTAGATAAAACCTTATCATTGCACAACATAGCAATAAATTCTGGTGATGCCTTAAAGACAATTCGAACTGCAATGGGTCTGTCAAGGAAGGATATAGCAGATGCAATTGAAATAACATCTGTTCAGATAGGCTATATTGAAACGGGGAAGAGGACCTTAACGGATAAGGTGAAAAATAAGCTGAATGAGTATTTTCGAGCAAATACTATAAAGCTGAGTGATTTATATGCAAAAGATCAAGAAATGATCAAACAGTTACTAGAGAGTAAAGAAGAGTTACAGGATAACAAAAAGGACAGTCTGACCGATGAAGAAATACTAAATCAGGTAAGAATGATAAAAAGCAGGAAAGAATACACCCAGGCTGCCATTTCTGATAAATCAGGAGTAAACAGAAGTCAGTTCAGCCTGATTGAAAACGGTAAGATGCAGCTAAACCGACGAATCAGAGAAAAATTAATGGCTTTTATTGAATCGGAAGAGGAGCTTGATAACAGCGTCACGGAGCCGGAGGACTCAGTAAAAACCACAGCAGTGAATTACTCAGAATTTACTGCTGTGATTCCTGAAAGCAAAGATAATATTAGCAATTTTACAATGGACTTTACTACTAATAAATACGAACTTATTAAAGTCATAGACTCCATGAAGAAATCAAGAGATGAATTAATCCTGAATATAAATATGCTGGAAAAGGTTGTAAGCTACATGTGA